CACTGCGACCAGGATACCGCCGTCGGACACATCGTGAACCGCAGTCACGATTTGGTCGGCAATCAGCTGGCGGACGAATTCGCCGTGCAGGCGCTCCTTGGCGAGATCGACCTTGGGCGGTTCGCCTGCCGACATCCCGTGGCAGATGTCGAGCCACGCCGATTGCCCGATGTGCGGAATGCATTTGGGGTCGGCACCAAGCAGCATGATTTTCTGCGCGCCATCCTTAAATGCCATGCTCGCGAGAGTGGCATAGTCGTCGATCAATCCGACGCCGCCAATCGCCGGGGTCGGCAGGATCGCCGAGCCGCCGCCGGTCGCCTTGCTTTCGTTGTAAAGGCTGACGTTGCCGCTGACGATCGGGAAGTCGAGCGCACGGCACGCCTCGCCCATGCCTTCGAGTGCATGGACGAATTGCGCCATGATCTCGGGCCGCTGCGGGTTGGCGAAATTGAGGCAATTGGTCACTGCCAGTGGGCGCGCACCCACCGCGGAGAGGTTGCGATAGGCTTCGGCAATCGCCTGCTTCCCGCCTTCATAAGGGTCCGCGTAAACGTAGCGCGGGGTGCAATCGGTGGTGATCGCCAGAGCCTTCCTGGTGCCGTGGACCCTGACTACGCCGGCATCGCCGCCGGTCTGCAGCGTGTCTGCGCCGACCTGGCTATCGTACTGTTCGGCGATCCATCCGCGCGAGGCGAGGGCGGGGCTGGCCATCATCTTGAGCAGGTCTGCCCCGATATCGGCGCTCTTGGGCCGGTCGGACAGCGGTTTGACATTGGCCCATGCCTTGTAGTCGGCCTTCGAGAGGCAGGGGCGGTCGTATTCGGGTGCGTCTGCCGCAAGCGGGCCGAGCGGGATATCGCACACCACCTCGCCGCCGAATTCGAGCACCATGTGCTGCGTGTCGGTCACTTCGCCAATGACCGCGAAGTCGAGCTCCCACTTGCGGAAGATCTCGGCGGCCATCTCTTCCTTGCCGGGCTTCAAAACCATGAGCATCCGCTCCTGGCTCTCGCTCAGCATCATTTCGTAGGGCGTCATGCCCTCTTCACGGCACGGCACCTTGTCCATGTCGAGCCGGATGCCCGCCTTGCCGTTGGTCGCCATCTCGACGCTCGAGCTGGTGAGGCCCGCTGCGCCCATGTCCTGGATCGCGACGATCGCGTCGGTCGCCATCAGTTCCAGGCAGGCTTCGATCAGCAGCTTCTCGGTAAACGGGTCGCCGACTTGCACGGTCGGGCGTTTTTCCTCCGCATCCTCGGCGAAATCGGCGCTTGCCATCGTTGCGCCGTGGATCCCGTCGCGCCCGGTCTTCGAACCGACGTAAACGATCGGATTGCCGACGCCTGTTGCGGCCGAGTAGAATATCTTGTCGGCATCGGCGACGCCCACGGTCATCGCGTTGACAAGAATGTTGCCGTCGTAAGCCGGGTGGAAATTCGTCTCGCCACATACCGTCGGCACGCCCACGCAGTTGCCGTAGCCACCGATACCCGCGACTACGCCCTGCACCAGATGCTTCATCTTGGGATGCTCGGGCCTCCCGAATCGCAGCGCGTTGGCATTCGCGACTGGTCGTGCGCCCATCGTAAACACGTCGCGCAGGATTCCGCCGACGCCGGTTGCCGCACCCTGGTAGGGCTCGATGTAGCTCGGGTGGTTGTGGCTCTCCATCTTGAAGATCGCCGCCTGCCCGTCACCGATATCGATTACGCCCGCGTTCTCGCCCGGCCCGCAAATCACCCACGGGGCCTCGGTAGGCAGTTTCTTGAGGTGCAAGCGGCTCGACTTGTAGCTGCAGTGCTCGGACCACATGACCGAGAAGATGCCCAGTTCGACAAGATTGGGCTCGCGCCCCAGTGCATGAAGCACGCGCTCGTATTCTTCGGGGCTGAGGCCGTGGGCCTCGACGACGTCCGGTGTGATTTCGGCCATGCCCGCGCCCTTAGCGAGCGCGGACGGGAGTCGCTAGCCCAACCTTCAGCGATGCCGGCGGGTTGTCCCCACCCACCATGCCAGCGCGGTCGCGACGGCGTATCCGACCAACCCCAGTACCGCCATCGGTGCCACCGCCGCGCCCGCTTCGGGCGGCGGTCCGAACCAGTTGAACGCTTGCATCGCCAGCATCACGAGCCCGAGAATGACGAGCGGAAGCGGGGGGCCGTCGGTCCGTCGCGCGTTCCACCACATCGCGCCGTAGGTGAGGCCAAGCTCGAGCGGCATTTCGATCCACGGGTAGTTCCATAAGCCGAACCCAAACATCGGCGGGGCCCCGTCGATAGTGAGGTCAGGACGGTGGACCAGCAGGTCGAGCAGCCAGTGCGACAGCACAACCATTGCCGCGATCAGTGCGGCAAACCGGTCGCGCGTGAATACCCAGACAATCGCGCCAAAGGCGCCAGCAAAGATGCAGGATCCGATCAAGCTGTGGGTAAATCGCATGTCATACAAGTCCATCGGGTTCATCGCTGTGATCCCGGGAACGAACCGCATGTGCTCGATGCCGAGCAGCACAAAGATAAAGAATGCCCAGTCGACCAACTGTGCAGCAACGAACAGCGTGCCCAGCTTGGGAGACCTGTCGCTGGCGGCACGAGCGGCAAAGGCGGCGGACCAGTGGCCGATGAACATCAGTGCATTCTCCTTACGACCCAAGTGGTTATCGTTGCTGAAAGGGCTGTGGCGAACGAGCCCCAAGCGATGTCTATTATTGTCACGGAAGTAGCCCAGACCTTCATGGTGGCCTGGTTGGTCAGATCGTAAGTACCGTAAGCAATTGCCCCGAGAATGGCTCCATTTATGGCGGCATGCCCGATGCCTCGCGACATGCCCGCTTGCACCGCAAACCAGACGACTGCAGCAACATAGGCAAGATAAAACAGGGCTGCGGGAGCGAGCCGGAACTCATCTGCGAGAATCGAACCGAGGACTGGCCGGTAGAGGTTCGGTCCAGACCAGCTGAGCCACATGGCGTCGATCATGCCGAAGATCAGAAAGCATGTTGCGTAAGCGACGATCCATTTCATTCGGTTTCCTCCACCTCTCGCAGCTTGACCCGGTGGCGGCGGACGGTCAATGCATGCAGTCGAAATGGCAGAGGATGTTTCCGATATTTCGCAGATGACTTTCGAGGCGGCGCTTGGCGCGCTTGAAGACGTCGTGCGCCGGCTTGAAAGCGGCGATGTTCCGCTTGATGCGTCGATCGACCTCTATGAGCGGGGCGAGGCCCTTCGGAAGCATTGCCAGGCGCGCCTCGATGCAGCGCAAGCGCGGATCGAGAAGATTGTTGCCGGCCCAGACGGGTCCATCTCCGGAACCGCCCCGTTCGACGCCGATGGCTGACCAGCAACCTGAGGCAGATCTGCAACTGGCCGAAGCGTTCGCGCGGATCCAGGCCGATGTCGATGCACGGTTTGATGCGTTCCTGCCGATCCCCGACGATTCGCGCGCCCGGCTGGTTGAAGCGATGCGCTATGCCGTGATCGGTGGCGGCAAGCGCGTGCGACCACTGCTCACGGTGACGACGGCTGCGCTCTATAACGTCGACCGCGATCTGGCCGAACGCGCGGGCTGCGCGGTCGAAGCGATCCACGCCTATTCGCTTATCCACGACGATCTTCCATGCATGGACGACGACGATCTGCGCCACGGCAAGCCGACCGTGCACAAGGCGTTCGATGTCGCGACCGCTGTGCTGGCGGGCGATGCGCTCCACGCGCTGGCGTTTGAAATCCTGTCGATGCCCGAAACCAGCGGCGATCCCTACGTTCGCGCCGAGCTGATCGAAACGCTCGCCTCGGCCAGCGGTTTCGGCGGGATGGCTGGCGGCCAGATGATGGATATCATGGCAGAGGGTGCCGATTACGATCTCCACACGATCACCCGCCTCCAGCAACTCAAGACCGGTGCGCTGCTCGGCGCGGCAGTAGAGATGGGGGCGATCCTCGGGCGCGTACCGCGCGACCAGCGCGGGCATTTGCACAATTTCGCGCGTGATATTGGCCTTGCGTTCCAGATCGCCGACGATCTGCTCGACGTCGAAGGTGACGAAGCGTCCACGGGAAAGGCACTGCGCAAGGACCAAGGTGCAGGCAAGGCCACCTTCGTATCGCTGATGGGGGTGGAGCAGGCCCGGGACCAGGCAAAGGCTCTTGTCGAGCAGGCCATCGGTCACTTGGCGATTTACGGCTCCGAAGCCGACCTGTTGCGCGCATTGGCGCGGTTTATCGTATATAGGGACCGTTAATGGCAGATCGCATTGGCATCTATCCGGGCACTTTCGACCCGATCACGCTGGGCCACGCAGACATCATCCGGCGCGGCAGCAAGCTGGTCGACAAGCTTATCATCGGGGTCACGACCAATCCCAGCAAGAACCCGATGTTCTCTCCGGAAGAGCGGATGGCGATGGTCGAACGCGAAGTTGCCTCGCTCGGGCTCGAAAACGTCGAAGTCGTCGGTTTCAATGCGCTCTTGATGCACTGGGCGGAGAAGATGGGGGCTAGCGTGATCGTGCGCGGTCTGCGCGCAGTCGCCGATTTCGAGTACGAATACCAGATGGCCGGGATGAACCAGCAGCTCAACGAGAACATCGAGACGGTGTTCCTGATGGCCGACGTTTCGCTCCAGCCGATCGCGTCGAAACTGGTCAAGGAAATCGCCATGTTCGGCGGAGAAATCGCACCGTTCGTGAGTTCGCAGGTGCGCGAGGATGTGAAATCGCGTGTCGCCAAGTTGGGGCGCCGCGGCGACCTGTGAACGTCATTCATTGATCCGACAGTCCGCGCCCGCTAGGGCCAGCGTCAATTATCTATAGGCTTACGGAAAACCGATGCTCAAACGCCTGATTGCCGCCTGTGCGCTTGCCGTGCTGGCCCTTACTTCCTCGGTCGCGCTCGCGCAGGACAAGGCCGATGCCGCACCGGAAAAGCCCAAGGTCTATCCGCCGGTCGATTTCAACATGAAGGACGATCCGGAGAACATCCTCCTGCTCGACCTGTCGAACGGCAAGCGGGTCGCGATCCGCCTGATGCCGAGCTGGGCGCCCAATGCGGTCGAGCGGATCAAGACGCTTACCCGCCAGGGGTTCTACGATGGCGTGATCTTCCACCGCGTGATCGACGGGTTCATGGCGCAGACCGGGGATCCGACCGGCACCGGCAGGGGCGGGTCCAAGCTTCCCGACCTGAAGGCCGAATTCAACCCGATGCCGCATTTGCGCGGTTCGGTCTCGATGGCGCGCGCGAGCGACCCCGATAGCGCCAACAGCCAGTTCTTCATTATGTTCTACCCGCGCTTCAGCCTCGACAAGAAGTACACCAACTTCGGTCGGGTGATTTCGGGGATGGACGGGGTCGACGCGATCCACCGTGGCGAGCCGCCCGCAGACCCGACTTACATCGTCCAGGCATCGATCGCGGCCGATAACAAGCCGCAGAAGTTTGCTCCGCCGCCCAAACCGGCGAACGACGACGGCCCGGTTACCGCCGACATGCTGAACGCACCGCAAAAGGATGCTTCGGCGCAGCAGTGACCTTTCCATCGCGCCGCGCTGCGCCTAGGGGCGCGTGCCATGCGCGTTGACCTGTTCGATTTCGAGCTTCCCCAGGACCTGATCGCCCTGCGTCCGGCGCGGCCGCGCGACTCTGCGCGCATGCTGGTGGTCGAAGGGCAGGACGCCCCGCTTTCCGATCGCATCGTGCGCGACCTGCCGTCATTCCTGCGCTCGGGCGATGTGCTGGTCTTCAATGATACCCGGGTGATCCCCGCGCAGCTTGAAGGCCGGCGTGGCGAAGCGCGGATCGGAGCGACCCTGCACAAGCGGATCGATTTGCGGCGCTGGCAGGCATTCATTCGCAATGCCAAGCGCTTGCACCATGGCGACGCTATCGAGTTTCAGGCGGGTGTTTCGGCCATCGCCGAGATGCATCATGAAGATGGCAGCTGGACCCTTGCATTCGCTGGCGAGGAACCGGTCGAAGTGCTGCTCGAGCGCGCAGGGCGGATGCCGCTGCCGCCCTACATCGCTGGCAAACGTGCCACCGACGAGGCGGACAAGAGCGACTACCAGACGATGTTTGCGCGCGAGGATGGCGCGGTAGCAGCCCCGACGGCGGCACTCCACTTCACGCCCGAGCTGACTGCAGCGCTCGATGCTGCCGGGATCGGGCGCGAAACCCTGACACTGCATGTCGGTGCGGGCACATTCCTTCCGGTCAAGGCGGACGATACCGACGATCACCGGATGCACGCGGAGTGGGGCCGGATCGAACCCGAGGTAGCCGAACGGCTCAACGCTGCTCGCCGGGGCGGGGGACGACTGATAGCAGTCGGGACGACTTCGCTGCGCCTGCTCGAAAGTGCAGCCGATGAAGATGGAACGATCCGTCCATTCGCGGGCGATACCGCGATCTTCATCACACCGGGCTATCGCTTCAAGGCGATCGACGGACTGATGACCAATTTCCACCTGCCGCGCTCCACGCTGATGATGCTGGTCAGCGCCCTGATGGGCCGTGAGCGGATGATGGCGGCGTATGCATATGCCATTGGCGAGGGGTATCGCTTTTACAGCTACGGCGATTCTTCCTTGTTGCTGCCATGAGCTTGCATTCCGGTGGCGAAATGCCACCTTTCGCCGCGATGGAAACGATTCTCGATATCAAGGGCCTGACCAAGGTCTATCCGGGTGGACTGCGAGCGCTCGACGGGGTCGACCTGTCGATCCGCAAGGGTGAGATTTTCGCGCTGCTCGGCCCCAATGGCGCGGGCAAGACGACCCTGATCGGCGCGGTCTGCGGGCTGGTGCGGATCACTGACGGCACGATCCACGCATTCGGTGAGAACCTGGCGACGCACTGGCGCGGTACGCGTGGTCGGATCGGGCTGGTGCCCCAAGAAATCGCGACCGATATGTTCGAGACCGTGTGGCGCGCAGTCTCCTATTCGCGCGGGCTGTTCGGGCTGGCTCCCGATCGGGGGCGGATCGAGGAGATCCTGCGCTCGCTGGCCATGTGGGACAAGAAAGACGAACAGATCCGTGCGCTTTCCGGGGGGATGAAGCGGCGCGTGCTGATCGCCAAGGCGCTGGCGCACGAGCCCGATCTCCTGTTCCTCGACGAGCCCACCGCTGGCGTCGATGTCGAGCTGCGCAAGGGCATGTGGGCGATCATCGACGAGATGCGCGCGCGCGGCGTGACGATCATCCTTACCACCCACTACATCGAAGAAGCCGAAATGATGGCTGACCGGGTCGGGATCATCAATCGCGGGCGGCTGCTGATGGTGGACGAGAAGGAGTCGATGATGGCGCGGCTTGGCCGGACCGAAGCGCACATTGCGCTTGCCGCCCGGCTCGATGAGATTCCTGCTACCATCGCCAGCTTGCCGGTCGAGCTGGCAGCGGACGGGATGGAGCTTTGCTATCGCGGCGGCGACGGGACCGGGCGCGGCAAGGCCGAAGTCGCCGGACTGGTCAAGGCTCTGACCCGCGCGGGGATCGACTACACCGGGATCGAGACGCGCGAGAGCAGCCTTGAAGACATCTTCGTGTCGCTGCTGGGTGAGGAGGCCTGATCCGATGAACTGGCGTTCCACCTGGTCGATCTACACCCGCGAGCTGATCCGTTTTTTGCGTACCGCTTTCCAGTCGGTACTCGCACCGGTGCTCACGACCTCGCTCTACTTCATCGTGTTCGGGGCGGCGATCGGGCACCGGATGCCGGACCTCGGCGGGGTGAGCTACGGCGCATTCATCATTCCCGGCCTGATGATGCTGACCTTGCTTGGCGAGACCACCAGCAATTCGAGCTTCGGCATCTATATGCCGCGCTTTACCGGGACGATCTACGAACTGCTCAGTGCGCCGGTTGGCGTGGCCGAGACGCTGGTGGGTTTCGTTGGTGCTGCTGCAACCAAGAGCCTGATCCTTGCGGCGATCATTCTCGCAACCGCGCGGCTGTTCGTCGATTATTCGATCGCTCATCCGATTCTCGCTGTGATCTACATCGTGCTGGTGGCCGCAAGCTTCAGCCTGTTCGGCTTTATCCTCGGGATCTGGGCGGACAATTTCGAGAAGCTCGGGATCATCCCGATGTTGTTCCTCACTCCGCTGACGTTCCTTGGCGGGACGTTCTATTCCATCGACATGCTTCCCGAACCGTGGAAGACCATCGCGCTGTTCAACCCGATCGTCTACCTGGTGAGCGGGCTGCGCTGGACCTTTTACGGCCAATCCGACGTGTCGATCGTTACCTCGCTCGGCCTGACCATCGCTTTCCTGGCAGCCTGCGTCGGTGTGATTGCGGTGATTTTCCGAACGGGGTGGCGGCTGCGAAGCTGAACCGCTAACCGGGCGGAGTCATGGGGATTCGCCACACATTTGCCTTGTCGCTGGCTACCGGCTTGTTGACGATAGCCGTGCCGGCCCAAGCGGAGCTGCCCGATCCGGTTCGTGCGATGATCGCCGCTGCGATTTCGACCGGCAACAAGGACAAGGTTGCCGCTGTCATCGAGGCCGCCAAGGCCACCAATCCTGACGACATCGCAGAAATCGACGCGCTCAATCAGGCGTTCCTCGATGACCAGGCAAAGCTGGCGACGCGGAAGAAGGAAGAGGAAACCGAAGCGATCCGGCATGCCGGAATGTTCGAACGCTGGACTGGCAAAGGCGAACTCGGTGCATTCCGCTCCACCGGCAATGGAGACGATTCCGGTATCAGCGCGTCGCTCACGCTCAAGCGCACTGGGATCAAGTGGAACCACAAGATCAAGGCCAGCGCGGACTACCAGCGGTCGAACGGAATTACTTCGCGCGAACGCCTGTTTGCGTCCTACGAGCCCAACTACGTGATCAACAAACACGTTTTCATCTATGGTCTTGGGCAGTTCGAGCGCGACCGTATCCAGGGATATTCGGGCAGGTATTCGGTTTCCGGCGGTATCGGATACCAGATGATCGATGCCGATGATGTCGACCTGTCGATCAAGGCCGGCCCGGCCTATCGATTTACCAGCTACGAAGACGGAACCTACGACGATCGGCTGGCCGGATTGCTCGGCCTCGATTTCAACTGGAAGATTACCGATCGTCTCAAGTTCTCCCAGGGCGCCAACGCCGTTGCGGAGACCGGCACCACCGCCGTGGCGATCATCGATTCGCGCAATACGTCGATCAATCTGGTTTCCGGTCTCGAAGCGAAGGTTTCGGACCGCCTGAGCACGCGATTTTCCTATACCGTCGATTATGACAGCAATCCGCCAGTCGGCGGGGTTTCGACCGACACCCTTAGCCGGGTGACGATCGTTTACGGTTTCTGACGGCATCAGCATGGCGCGCTTTGCCTTCTCCGTCGATGCGCGCGACGGCAAGGCCCGGACCGGGCGGATCGCGATGCAGCGCGGCGAGATTCGTACGCCCGCTTTCATGCCGGTGGGAACCGCGGCAACGGTCAAAGCGATGAAGCCCGAAACGGTGCGCGCGACCGGCGCCGATATCATCCTCGGCAATACGTATCACCTGATGCTGCGCCCCGGGGCCGAGCGGATCGCGCGGCTCGGCGGACTCCACGCATTCATGAACTGGGACCGGCCGATCCTGACAGACAGCGGCGGCTACCAGGTGATGAGCCTGTCGGACTTGCGAAAGCTGACCGAGCAGGGAGTTGAGTTTCGCAGCCATATCGACGGGTCGAAGCACATGCTCACGCCCGAGCGGTCGATGGAGGTACAGCGCCTGCTCGGCTCGGACATCGTCATGGCGTTCGACGAATGCCCGCGCGCCGATCGGCCGCGCAGCGAAATCGCCGCCAGCATGGATCTGTCGATGCGCTGGGCGAAGCGCAGCCGCGATGCGTTCGACGCGGGCGAAGAGCACGCCGAGTGCGCGGCGCTGTTCGGAATCCAACAGGGCGCGCTCGATGAGGAGCTTCGCCGCCAAAGCGCGGAGCAACTGATCGACATTGGCTTCGATGGCTATGCGGTCGGGGGTCTGGCAGTGGGCGAAGGGCAGGAAGCGATGTTCGCGACGCTCGATTTCGCGCCGGCGATGCTGCCCGAAGACCGGCCGCGTTACCTGATGGGGGTTGGCAAACCCGACGATCTCGTCGGCGCGGTCGAGCGCGGGATCGACATGTTCGATTGCGTCCTGCCGACGCGCTCGGGGCGTAACGGACAGGCGTTCACTTGGGCAGGGCCGCTCAACTTGCGCAATGCGCGCCATGCCGAAGACACCGCGCCGCTCGACGATCGATGCAATTGCGATGTGTGCGGCACTTATTCGCGCGCCTATCTACACCACCTGACCAAGGCCGGGGAGATGCTTGGGGCGATGCTCCTGACCGAGCACAACCTGTCGTTTTACCAGCAACTTATGGCGGCGATGCGCGATGCGATCGGACGGCAGAGATTTGCCGCATTCGCCAGCGATTTTCGCAGCGACTATCTTTGCTGAGCAACGGTCAAGGTAGCGGCAAGGGGGTTGCGACTGCCTCAGTTGCCTTCCGGTTTGTCCGGCGGAACGAACATTTCCTTTCGCCAAATCGGGCTTTCCGGCTCTCCGGGGCGGTTCGCGATTCCTTCAAGGTATCCGAAAAAGGTGGCAATCTGGCGGCCCGACGCGTCCGCTATTGCACGGCGCCCGTGCATGAAACGGGTATTGTCGACCACTAGCACGTCCCCTTCTTGCCAGGCATGGGCATAGGTGTTGGCGCGCGCAACCGATCGAACCGTATCGAGCATGTCATCGTCGATCGGTTGTCCGTTGAGCAGCGGAAAGTTGCGCGAACCGAGGTAGTCCCGTGCAAAGAGGGCAAAATTGCACCAGGCGGGTTCGCCCTGGAACAAGGTGGGTTCGAGCGCTGGGCGAGTGAAGCCGCGCAAGATTCGAGTCTGCACCCGACGAAACCAGTACGGGCATCTGGCTGGCGGATTGGCTAGTAATTGATCGTCCGGTGTGCTCGTGCCGAGCCAGAATTCCAACGCCTCCGGCGATGCGTCGTTGATGTAGAGCAGCAGCGCATCCTGCAGTCTGGCGCGCAATTCGTCAGGCAATCCCTGCGCGATCGCGATTCCGTCGCACAAGTTGGTCTGACCGCCGACCGACGGTGGATCAAAGCAAGCGAACAGCGCCACGTCTGGTCGCCATGGTTCGCGAGCAAGCTCCGGATGAAGCGGGAACGGATCATTGCCGAGATTGACGGTTTGTGCCTGGCCTCTCTCCCCCATCATTGCGCGGTTGGGACTTTCGTTGAGAACGGACACCGGACAAAGTCGGCGACCGAGATCGACGAATCCATCGATTGAGGTCGCGAAATCCCGGAGCAGGATCGCTCCGTGTTCCTCCAGCGCGGAGCGAACATGAGCAACGTCGACATCCTCAAGGTCGCGCCGGGATCCCGGAATGGTGTGCGGCTCGAATGCTTTGACGTTGGCTAGCGTTGCAGTCATGCAGCGGGGTTGTAGTCCATCCCGAGTTGGTATGCTAGGCGCCGCCGATGGCATTTACGGCACAAGAACTACTTACGGATCCGGGTCTCTTTCTGCTCGAGTTCGATGAAACCTCGGCGCACATCCTGCAAATGACGCGGGACAATTTTCACCGCTCGATATTCCTCGACGGACGCATCCGTCACAAAGCTCAAGGAGCAATGCGGGTGCCGCTGGACCAACTTGTCCAGCTGGTCGGAAATGCCACTTTTGACACCAATCACGGTCGAGCCGCGACGGGTTGGATATTCCACGTCGCCCAATGTGGCTCGACCCTACTGGCGCGCGCGCTCGATCAAATTGGGCGCAGCCTTGTGCTGCGGGAACCGGCGGCGCTTCGACGGATTGGTGTGCGGGCGGGTCAACCAGGGGGTCTGGGTGACGATGACAAGGCCTTGCTTCGCGCGATCGCGTTCATGCTGTCCAAGCGATGGGACCGCGAAACTCCCGTCATCGTGAAGGCGAACGTACCGGTTAATCTGATTGCGGACGAGC
Above is a window of Tsuneonella mangrovi DNA encoding:
- a CDS encoding ABC transporter ATP-binding protein; translation: METILDIKGLTKVYPGGLRALDGVDLSIRKGEIFALLGPNGAGKTTLIGAVCGLVRITDGTIHAFGENLATHWRGTRGRIGLVPQEIATDMFETVWRAVSYSRGLFGLAPDRGRIEEILRSLAMWDKKDEQIRALSGGMKRRVLIAKALAHEPDLLFLDEPTAGVDVELRKGMWAIIDEMRARGVTIILTTHYIEEAEMMADRVGIINRGRLLMVDEKESMMARLGRTEAHIALAARLDEIPATIASLPVELAADGMELCYRGGDGTGRGKAEVAGLVKALTRAGIDYTGIETRESSLEDIFVSLLGEEA
- a CDS encoding DUF2177 family protein, translating into MKWIVAYATCFLIFGMIDAMWLSWSGPNLYRPVLGSILADEFRLAPAALFYLAYVAAVVWFAVQAGMSRGIGHAAINGAILGAIAYGTYDLTNQATMKVWATSVTIIDIAWGSFATALSATITTWVVRRMH
- a CDS encoding DUF481 domain-containing protein, translated to MPAQAELPDPVRAMIAAAISTGNKDKVAAVIEAAKATNPDDIAEIDALNQAFLDDQAKLATRKKEEETEAIRHAGMFERWTGKGELGAFRSTGNGDDSGISASLTLKRTGIKWNHKIKASADYQRSNGITSRERLFASYEPNYVINKHVFIYGLGQFERDRIQGYSGRYSVSGGIGYQMIDADDVDLSIKAGPAYRFTSYEDGTYDDRLAGLLGLDFNWKITDRLKFSQGANAVAETGTTAVAIIDSRNTSINLVSGLEAKVSDRLSTRFSYTVDYDSNPPVGGVSTDTLSRVTIVYGF
- the coaD gene encoding pantetheine-phosphate adenylyltransferase; amino-acid sequence: MADRIGIYPGTFDPITLGHADIIRRGSKLVDKLIIGVTTNPSKNPMFSPEERMAMVEREVASLGLENVEVVGFNALLMHWAEKMGASVIVRGLRAVADFEYEYQMAGMNQQLNENIETVFLMADVSLQPIASKLVKEIAMFGGEIAPFVSSQVREDVKSRVAKLGRRGDL
- the purL gene encoding phosphoribosylformylglycinamidine synthase subunit PurL — translated: MAEITPDVVEAHGLSPEEYERVLHALGREPNLVELGIFSVMWSEHCSYKSSRLHLKKLPTEAPWVICGPGENAGVIDIGDGQAAIFKMESHNHPSYIEPYQGAATGVGGILRDVFTMGARPVANANALRFGRPEHPKMKHLVQGVVAGIGGYGNCVGVPTVCGETNFHPAYDGNILVNAMTVGVADADKIFYSAATGVGNPIVYVGSKTGRDGIHGATMASADFAEDAEEKRPTVQVGDPFTEKLLIEACLELMATDAIVAIQDMGAAGLTSSSVEMATNGKAGIRLDMDKVPCREEGMTPYEMMLSESQERMLMVLKPGKEEMAAEIFRKWELDFAVIGEVTDTQHMVLEFGGEVVCDIPLGPLAADAPEYDRPCLSKADYKAWANVKPLSDRPKSADIGADLLKMMASPALASRGWIAEQYDSQVGADTLQTGGDAGVVRVHGTRKALAITTDCTPRYVYADPYEGGKQAIAEAYRNLSAVGARPLAVTNCLNFANPQRPEIMAQFVHALEGMGEACRALDFPIVSGNVSLYNESKATGGGSAILPTPAIGGVGLIDDYATLASMAFKDGAQKIMLLGADPKCIPHIGQSAWLDICHGMSAGEPPKVDLAKERLHGEFVRQLIADQIVTAVHDVSDGGILVAVAEMALAGGHGAHLVTGAFEDYVDSEKIHHAWSVFAENQGRYLVTEPHDSHVVEKMAEDAGVGCCFIGWTGGDVVRIGPDDQTTIAKVTLDELRTAHQSFFAGWMGG
- a CDS encoding peptidylprolyl isomerase, whose amino-acid sequence is MLKRLIAACALAVLALTSSVALAQDKADAAPEKPKVYPPVDFNMKDDPENILLLDLSNGKRVAIRLMPSWAPNAVERIKTLTRQGFYDGVIFHRVIDGFMAQTGDPTGTGRGGSKLPDLKAEFNPMPHLRGSVSMARASDPDSANSQFFIMFYPRFSLDKKYTNFGRVISGMDGVDAIHRGEPPADPTYIVQASIAADNKPQKFAPPPKPANDDGPVTADMLNAPQKDASAQQ
- the tgt gene encoding tRNA guanosine(34) transglycosylase Tgt, which encodes MARFAFSVDARDGKARTGRIAMQRGEIRTPAFMPVGTAATVKAMKPETVRATGADIILGNTYHLMLRPGAERIARLGGLHAFMNWDRPILTDSGGYQVMSLSDLRKLTEQGVEFRSHIDGSKHMLTPERSMEVQRLLGSDIVMAFDECPRADRPRSEIAASMDLSMRWAKRSRDAFDAGEEHAECAALFGIQQGALDEELRRQSAEQLIDIGFDGYAVGGLAVGEGQEAMFATLDFAPAMLPEDRPRYLMGVGKPDDLVGAVERGIDMFDCVLPTRSGRNGQAFTWAGPLNLRNARHAEDTAPLDDRCNCDVCGTYSRAYLHHLTKAGEMLGAMLLTEHNLSFYQQLMAAMRDAIGRQRFAAFASDFRSDYLC
- a CDS encoding ABC transporter permease, coding for MNWRSTWSIYTRELIRFLRTAFQSVLAPVLTTSLYFIVFGAAIGHRMPDLGGVSYGAFIIPGLMMLTLLGETTSNSSFGIYMPRFTGTIYELLSAPVGVAETLVGFVGAAATKSLILAAIILATARLFVDYSIAHPILAVIYIVLVAASFSLFGFILGIWADNFEKLGIIPMLFLTPLTFLGGTFYSIDMLPEPWKTIALFNPIVYLVSGLRWTFYGQSDVSIVTSLGLTIAFLAACVGVIAVIFRTGWRLRS
- a CDS encoding polyprenyl synthetase family protein, giving the protein MADQQPEADLQLAEAFARIQADVDARFDAFLPIPDDSRARLVEAMRYAVIGGGKRVRPLLTVTTAALYNVDRDLAERAGCAVEAIHAYSLIHDDLPCMDDDDLRHGKPTVHKAFDVATAVLAGDALHALAFEILSMPETSGDPYVRAELIETLASASGFGGMAGGQMMDIMAEGADYDLHTITRLQQLKTGALLGAAVEMGAILGRVPRDQRGHLHNFARDIGLAFQIADDLLDVEGDEASTGKALRKDQGAGKATFVSLMGVEQARDQAKALVEQAIGHLAIYGSEADLLRALARFIVYRDR
- the queA gene encoding tRNA preQ1(34) S-adenosylmethionine ribosyltransferase-isomerase QueA → MRVDLFDFELPQDLIALRPARPRDSARMLVVEGQDAPLSDRIVRDLPSFLRSGDVLVFNDTRVIPAQLEGRRGEARIGATLHKRIDLRRWQAFIRNAKRLHHGDAIEFQAGVSAIAEMHHEDGSWTLAFAGEEPVEVLLERAGRMPLPPYIAGKRATDEADKSDYQTMFAREDGAVAAPTAALHFTPELTAALDAAGIGRETLTLHVGAGTFLPVKADDTDDHRMHAEWGRIEPEVAERLNAARRGGGRLIAVGTTSLRLLESAADEDGTIRPFAGDTAIFITPGYRFKAIDGLMTNFHLPRSTLMMLVSALMGRERMMAAYAYAIGEGYRFYSYGDSSLLLP
- a CDS encoding exodeoxyribonuclease VII small subunit — its product is MHAVEMAEDVSDISQMTFEAALGALEDVVRRLESGDVPLDASIDLYERGEALRKHCQARLDAAQARIEKIVAGPDGSISGTAPFDADG